The window ATCGCGGGGATGGGCCACTTCGTCCGGAAGGGATTTCTCGGCGCCCTGAAGCTCTCCGCGTTCGGCGAGGGCGAGGTGTTCCCGCACGAGCGGACGCTCTCCGGCCCCAAGCTCGACCGGCAGGCGCTCATGCGCGTGACCGAGGCGAACATGAGCCCGATCTTCGGCCTCTACTCCGACCCGTCCGACGAGGTCCGCGCGGCGCTGACCGCCGGGATGGCGAAGGATCCCTCCTTCACGGCCGTCGACGACATCGGCGTCAAGCACCGCGTCTGGATCGTCACCGACGCGGCGGCCATCGCCAAGGCCACCGATCTCATGAAGGACCGGGGGGTCTTCATCGCCGACGGGCACCACCGTTACGAAACGGCTTTCGGGTTCCGCGAAGAGCAGCGGGCGAAGTACGGCACCGCGCCCGACGCGGCATACGAGCATGTCCTCATGTTCCTCTGCAACATGGACGACAAGGGGATCGTGATCCTGCCCACCCACCGCGGCATCCATTCCGTCCCCGGCTTCTCCGAGGAGGCGTTCGCGGCCAAGCTGCGCGCGGTCCTTCCGATGGAGACGCGGGAAGGCAGCCCCCGCGACGCCATCCACGCCGTCGAGGAAGCGAGCCGGAACGGCAAGGCCATCTCCTGGAGCGCGGGTGGCGACAAGTATCACGTGATCTCGTTCCCCGACGTCCGGAAGTTCGCCGACGAACACCTGTCGATGTTCCCG is drawn from Candidatus Deferrimicrobiaceae bacterium and contains these coding sequences:
- a CDS encoding DUF1015 domain-containing protein, translating into MPIVRPFRGIHFNPGKIGGNDFTKVVAPPYDVISPEEQKKLHERHPRNIVHIDFGIAEPDDDETCNKYSRAAAYYAQWLDDGTLVRDDKPALYYYEQEYDIAGMGHFVRKGFLGALKLSAFGEGEVFPHERTLSGPKLDRQALMRVTEANMSPIFGLYSDPSDEVRAALTAGMAKDPSFTAVDDIGVKHRVWIVTDAAAIAKATDLMKDRGVFIADGHHRYETAFGFREEQRAKYGTAPDAAYEHVLMFLCNMDDKGIVILPTHRGIHSVPGFSEEAFAAKLRAVLPMETREGSPRDAIHAVEEASRNGKAISWSAGGDKYHVISFPDVRKFADEHLSMFPPELRTLDVVLLHGFLMAQMLGISQESVTAGQFVKYYKDPAKAEADLASGAVQLAFFMTGVTVKEFRDVSLSGHVLPQKSTFFYPKIGTGLLIFANGNERVG